The following are encoded together in the Oryzias melastigma strain HK-1 linkage group LG17, ASM292280v2, whole genome shotgun sequence genome:
- the LOC112144288 gene encoding zinc finger protein 391 yields the protein MNYIVDQAEPEPPQIKEEPEELCSDQEGQQLALNQETGVKLEIESELLQHQLSIIRIPVKKLQIIDLSEEHVFKEETDDDQLLWKQEWSSSPDEEIKEEQDEHFICEEGEQLELKQETDAFMVNEHDQEKMDSKPEPSESPVLEAKTQIRNSDALTVLTDSPSNESSPSCGTCGKVFTRWDSLMVHMRIHTDLSEKHIYKEETEEEQLLWKQERSSSLDEEEPELSRIKEEWEEVCIGEEGEHLELEEENDAFMVNECDQGNMNSKPEPSESPVLDENTQIRNSDAVTVQVDSPSPKSLHSCETCGKKFTQRGNLNTHMRTHTGERPFTCKVCEKSFTKSSILSVHMRTHTGERPFTCDVCGKSFMQCANLRVHMRTHTGERPFRCKVCEKSFTKSSILNVHVRTHTGERPFPCEVCGQSFITGSVLKVHMKNHTGETPFSCKICKKIFTYARNLTSHMRTHTGERPFLCEVCQKEFVASSHLKVHMRIHTGERPFTCEVCEKGFTKSSDIKAHMRTHTGERPVSCEVCGRSFSTRSILTAHMRTHTGEKPFLCEICKKAFKHGRSLKHHMISHIT from the exons ATGAATTACATTGTGGAccaagcagaaccagaacctccacaaaTCAAAGAGGAACCAGAAGAACTGTGCAGTGATCAAGAAGGACAACAGCTGGCCCTAAACCAGGAGACAGGTGTGAAGCTGGAGATTGAGTCTGAGTTGTTGCAACATCAGCTGAGCATAATCAGGATTCCTgtaaaaaagctgcaaataaTAG ACCTCTCAGAGGAACACGTCTTTAAGGAGGAAACTGATGATGATCAGCTTCTCTGGAAGCAGGAGTGGAGCTCCAGTCCAGATGAGgagattaaagaggagcaggatGAGCACTTCATCTGTGAGGAGGGGGAGCAGCTTGAACTGAAGCAGGAGACCGATGCTTTTATGGTCAATGAGCATGATCAGGAAAAGATGGACTCCAAACCAGAACCAAGTGAGAGTCCAGTTCTGGAAGCAAAAACTCAGATCAGAAACAGTGATGCTCTGACTGTCCTGACGGACTCCCCTTCAAACGAGAGCTCACCTTCCTGTGGAACATGTGGAAAAGTTTTTACTCGATGGGATAGTTTAATGGTTCACATGAGAATACACACAG ACCTCTCagagaaacacatttataaagagGAGACTGAAGAAGAACAGCTTCTCTGGAAGCAGGAGAGGAGCTCCAGTCTGGAtgaagaggaaccagaactttCACGGATCAAAGAGGAGTGGGAGGAGGTCTGCATTGGAGAGGAAGGAGAGCATCTTGAACTGGAGGAGGAGAATGATGCTTTCATGGTCAATGAATGTGATCAGGGAAATATGAACTCCAAACCAGAACCAAGTGAGAGTCCAGTTCTGGACGAAAACACTCAGATCAGAAACAGTGATGCTGTGACTGTCCAAGTGGACTCTCCTTCCCCTAAGAGCTTACATTCCTGTGAAACGTGTGGAAAAAAATTTACTCAGCGTGGTAATTTGAATACTCACATGAGAACGCACACAGGTGAAAGGCCATTTACATGTAAagtatgtgaaaaaagttttaccAAAAGTAGCATCTTAAGCgtccacatgagaactcacacaggtgaAAGACCCTTTACCTGTGATGTGTGTGGAAAAAGTTTCATGCAATGTGCAAACCTGCGTgtccacatgagaactcacacggGCGAAAGGCCTTTTAGATGTAAAGtgtgtgaaaaaagttttactaaaaGTAGCATCTTAAATGTCCAcgtgagaactcacacaggggAGAGGCCTTTTCCCTGTGAAGTATGTGGACAAAGTTTCATCACAGGAAGTGTCTTAAAGGTTCACATGAAAAATCACACTGGAGAAActcctttttcatgtaaaatttgtaaaaagatTTTCACATACGCTAGGAATTTGACCTCTCACATGAGAACCCACACAGGTGAAAGGCCTTTTCTTTGTGAAGTATGTCAAAAAGAATTTGTTGCAAGTAGTCACTTAAAAGTCCACATGAGAATTCATACAGGTGAGAGACCTTTCACTTGTGAAGTATGTGAAAAAGGTTTCACTAAAAGTAGTGACATAAAAGCCCATATGAGGACTCACACAGGGGAGAGGCCTGTTTCCTGTGAAGTGTGTGGACGCAGTTTCTCTACAAGGAGTATCTTAACAGCCCatatgagaactcacacaggtgagaagccttttttatgtgaaatttgCAAGAAAGCATTTAAACACGGAAGGAGTTTGAAACATCACATGATAAGTCACATCacgtaa
- the LOC112144287 gene encoding zinc finger protein 583 isoform X2, which translates to MKGSSNQQKVSTLDQAEPEPTQFKEEPDELCINQAEESLLLNQDADVHVELKSEYEENFGDCKKMMFQFKELSHYHQRIRNAETELHKTDVQQQHLCEDEDEWHLHKQELHTILDQAESEPPQIKEEPEELCSDQEREQLLLNQGADVKVEFKSDLLDHQHQPRNIIMIPIIKLERIDLSEKHIYKETEDEQLHRKEERSSSLDEEEPEIKEEWEEVYITEEDEHELKQETDDFMVTEHDQERMDSEPEPSESPVLEENTQIRNNDAVTVQLDSPSYSHLKQSPPVIYQSFSCDTCGNIFTQSSDSVDTSESNYYCKVCEKSNTQSATSKAHMKTPTGKKAFSCKVCKKNFTQRKNVKLHMRIHTGERPYSCKICEKSFTQNSSLNVHMRIHTGERPFTCKVCEKGFTKGSDLKTHTRTHTGERPFSCDICKKGFIHSGGLTLHMRTHTGERPFTCKLCEKGFMQSSALKAHMRTHTGERPYTCEVCEKTFSQSTKLKAHIRTHTAEKLFPCEICKKVFVSARNLAYHMRTHTGERPYSCKLCQKCFTRSSSLCAHMRTHTGERPCQISQNASVTLIVLPTS; encoded by the exons ATGAAAGGCAGTTCTAACCAGCAAAAAGTATCCACTCTGGAccaagcagaaccagaacctacACAATTCAAAGAGGAACCAGATGAACTCTGCATTAATCAGGCGGAAGAGTCACTTTTGCTGAATCAGGATGCTGATGTACATGTGGAATTAAAGTCtgaatatgaagaaaattttgGAGATTGTAAAAAGATGATGTTTCAGTTCAAGGAACTGTCACATTATCATCAGAGGATTAGAAATGCTGAGACAGAGTTACACAAAACAG ACGTTCAACAGCAACATCTCtgtgaggatgaggatgaaTGGCACCTCCATAAACAGGAGCTACACACCATTCTGGACCAAGCAGAATCAGAACCTCCTCAGATCAAAGAGGAGCCAGAAGAACTGTGCAGTGACCAGGAGAGAGAGCAGCTGCTTCTGAATCAGGGGGCTGATGTGAAAGTCGAGTTCAAGTCTGATTTGTTGGATCATCAGCATCAACCGAGGAACATCATCATGATTCCTATAATAAAGCTTGAAAGAATAG ATCTATCagagaaacacatttataaGGAGACTGAAGATGAGCAGCTTCACAGGAAGGAGGAGAGGAGTTCCAGTCTGGATGAAGAGGAACCAGAGATTAAAGAGGAGTGGGAGGAGGTTTACATCACTGAAGAAGATGAGCATGaactgaagcaggagactgatGATTTTATGGTCACTGAGCATGATCAGGAAAGGATGGATTCTGAACCAGAACCAAGTGAGAGTCCAGTTCTGGAAGAAAACACTCAAATCAGAAACAATGATGCTGTGACTGTCCAGCTGGACTCTCCTTCATATTCTCATCTGAAGCAGAGCCCACCTGTCATATATCAGTCATTTTCCTGTGACACatgtggaaacatttttactcaaagTAGTGATTCGGTAGACACATCTGAAAGCAATTATTATTgtaaagtttgtgaaaaaagtAACACTCAAAGTGCTACCTCAAAAGCCCATATGAAAACCCCTACAGGTAAGAAagctttttcttgtaaagtatgtaaaaaaaatttcactcaaagaaaaaatgtaaaacttcacATGAGAATACACACAGGTGAAAGGCCGTATTCGTgtaaaatctgtgaaaaaagttttactcaAAATTCTTCCTTAAATGTCCACATGAGAATTCACACAGGTGAAAGGCCTTTCACGTGTAAAGTGTGTGAAAAAGGTTTTACCAAAGGTAGTGACTTAAAAACCCACACTagaactcacacaggtgagAGGCCTTTTTCATGTGACATTTGTAAGAAAGGATTTATCCATTCAGGTGGATTGACCTTACATATGAGGACTCACACAGGTGAAAGGCCTTTTACGTGTAAACTCTGTGAAAAAGGTTTCATGCAAAGTAGTGCCTTAAAGGCCCACATGAGGACTCACACAGGTGAAAGGCCTTACACTTGTGAGGTATGTGAAAAAACCTTTTCTCAAAGTACtaaattaaaagcacatatAAGAACTCACACAGCTGAGAAGCTTTTTCCATGtgaaatttgtaaaaaagtttttgtctctGCCAGAAATTTGGCCTatcacatgagaactcacacaggtgaaaggccttattcttgtaaattgtgtcaaaaatgttttacacgAAGTAGTTCTTTATGTGcgcacatgagaactcacacggGTGAAAGGCCATGTCAAATAAGCCAAAACGCTTCTGTCACACTAATTGTTTTGCCAACTTCATGA
- the LOC112144287 gene encoding zinc finger protein 583 isoform X1, translated as MEYRMKGSSNQQKVSTLDQAEPEPTQFKEEPDELCINQAEESLLLNQDADVHVELKSEYEENFGDCKKMMFQFKELSHYHQRIRNAETELHKTDVQQQHLCEDEDEWHLHKQELHTILDQAESEPPQIKEEPEELCSDQEREQLLLNQGADVKVEFKSDLLDHQHQPRNIIMIPIIKLERIDLSEKHIYKETEDEQLHRKEERSSSLDEEEPEIKEEWEEVYITEEDEHELKQETDDFMVTEHDQERMDSEPEPSESPVLEENTQIRNNDAVTVQLDSPSYSHLKQSPPVIYQSFSCDTCGNIFTQSSDSVDTSESNYYCKVCEKSNTQSATSKAHMKTPTGKKAFSCKVCKKNFTQRKNVKLHMRIHTGERPYSCKICEKSFTQNSSLNVHMRIHTGERPFTCKVCEKGFTKGSDLKTHTRTHTGERPFSCDICKKGFIHSGGLTLHMRTHTGERPFTCKLCEKGFMQSSALKAHMRTHTGERPYTCEVCEKTFSQSTKLKAHIRTHTAEKLFPCEICKKVFVSARNLAYHMRTHTGERPYSCKLCQKCFTRSSSLCAHMRTHTGERPCQISQNASVTLIVLPTS; from the exons AT GGAGTACAGGATGAAAGGCAGTTCTAACCAGCAAAAAGTATCCACTCTGGAccaagcagaaccagaacctacACAATTCAAAGAGGAACCAGATGAACTCTGCATTAATCAGGCGGAAGAGTCACTTTTGCTGAATCAGGATGCTGATGTACATGTGGAATTAAAGTCtgaatatgaagaaaattttgGAGATTGTAAAAAGATGATGTTTCAGTTCAAGGAACTGTCACATTATCATCAGAGGATTAGAAATGCTGAGACAGAGTTACACAAAACAG ACGTTCAACAGCAACATCTCtgtgaggatgaggatgaaTGGCACCTCCATAAACAGGAGCTACACACCATTCTGGACCAAGCAGAATCAGAACCTCCTCAGATCAAAGAGGAGCCAGAAGAACTGTGCAGTGACCAGGAGAGAGAGCAGCTGCTTCTGAATCAGGGGGCTGATGTGAAAGTCGAGTTCAAGTCTGATTTGTTGGATCATCAGCATCAACCGAGGAACATCATCATGATTCCTATAATAAAGCTTGAAAGAATAG ATCTATCagagaaacacatttataaGGAGACTGAAGATGAGCAGCTTCACAGGAAGGAGGAGAGGAGTTCCAGTCTGGATGAAGAGGAACCAGAGATTAAAGAGGAGTGGGAGGAGGTTTACATCACTGAAGAAGATGAGCATGaactgaagcaggagactgatGATTTTATGGTCACTGAGCATGATCAGGAAAGGATGGATTCTGAACCAGAACCAAGTGAGAGTCCAGTTCTGGAAGAAAACACTCAAATCAGAAACAATGATGCTGTGACTGTCCAGCTGGACTCTCCTTCATATTCTCATCTGAAGCAGAGCCCACCTGTCATATATCAGTCATTTTCCTGTGACACatgtggaaacatttttactcaaagTAGTGATTCGGTAGACACATCTGAAAGCAATTATTATTgtaaagtttgtgaaaaaagtAACACTCAAAGTGCTACCTCAAAAGCCCATATGAAAACCCCTACAGGTAAGAAagctttttcttgtaaagtatgtaaaaaaaatttcactcaaagaaaaaatgtaaaacttcacATGAGAATACACACAGGTGAAAGGCCGTATTCGTgtaaaatctgtgaaaaaagttttactcaAAATTCTTCCTTAAATGTCCACATGAGAATTCACACAGGTGAAAGGCCTTTCACGTGTAAAGTGTGTGAAAAAGGTTTTACCAAAGGTAGTGACTTAAAAACCCACACTagaactcacacaggtgagAGGCCTTTTTCATGTGACATTTGTAAGAAAGGATTTATCCATTCAGGTGGATTGACCTTACATATGAGGACTCACACAGGTGAAAGGCCTTTTACGTGTAAACTCTGTGAAAAAGGTTTCATGCAAAGTAGTGCCTTAAAGGCCCACATGAGGACTCACACAGGTGAAAGGCCTTACACTTGTGAGGTATGTGAAAAAACCTTTTCTCAAAGTACtaaattaaaagcacatatAAGAACTCACACAGCTGAGAAGCTTTTTCCATGtgaaatttgtaaaaaagtttttgtctctGCCAGAAATTTGGCCTatcacatgagaactcacacaggtgaaaggccttattcttgtaaattgtgtcaaaaatgttttacacgAAGTAGTTCTTTATGTGcgcacatgagaactcacacggGTGAAAGGCCATGTCAAATAAGCCAAAACGCTTCTGTCACACTAATTGTTTTGCCAACTTCATGA
- the LOC112144287 gene encoding uncharacterized protein LOC112144287 isoform X3, whose translation MEYRMKGSSNQQKVSTLDQAEPEPTQFKEEPDELCINQAEESLLLNQDADVHVELKSEYEENFGDCKKMMFQFKELSHYHQRIRNAETELHKTDVQQQHLCEDEDEWHLHKQELHTILDQAESEPPQIKEEPEELCSDQEREQLLLNQGADVKVEFKSDLLDHQHQPRNIIMIPIIKLERIGISIRETHL comes from the exons AT GGAGTACAGGATGAAAGGCAGTTCTAACCAGCAAAAAGTATCCACTCTGGAccaagcagaaccagaacctacACAATTCAAAGAGGAACCAGATGAACTCTGCATTAATCAGGCGGAAGAGTCACTTTTGCTGAATCAGGATGCTGATGTACATGTGGAATTAAAGTCtgaatatgaagaaaattttgGAGATTGTAAAAAGATGATGTTTCAGTTCAAGGAACTGTCACATTATCATCAGAGGATTAGAAATGCTGAGACAGAGTTACACAAAACAG ACGTTCAACAGCAACATCTCtgtgaggatgaggatgaaTGGCACCTCCATAAACAGGAGCTACACACCATTCTGGACCAAGCAGAATCAGAACCTCCTCAGATCAAAGAGGAGCCAGAAGAACTGTGCAGTGACCAGGAGAGAGAGCAGCTGCTTCTGAATCAGGGGGCTGATGTGAAAGTCGAGTTCAAGTCTGATTTGTTGGATCATCAGCATCAACCGAGGAACATCATCATGATTCCTATAATAAAGCTTGAAAGAATAGGTAT ATCTATCagagaaacacatttataa